In a genomic window of Erigeron canadensis isolate Cc75 chromosome 5, C_canadensis_v1, whole genome shotgun sequence:
- the LOC122598817 gene encoding BAG family molecular chaperone regulator 6: protein MYPPNHPWTLGSYPHHHPAYNNTHDSSNPMYHDFTPSSETPSPYQHPPPYTYCCFPPPFPHEYHHSFPNYYSYYHPPPFHIYPPFPASVYPPPHYYNSTEQQPRYDHCCCCGSGHRQDDYIQPQLEEKKTINHSSTSLPPFCPYPIYMKTETPTAPKDKDYNSPAASGDAKGFPFPILWLPSNNNQMTKEEEEEEKRKIDDGLGSESSETSTNHVVFPLGTNEENISLPKSNISPEKPTDPVPKKSSKLPPVCLRVDPLPRKKSSKSSSYLQQSHLSEDLKSKSKVKTVEVANQRVADSVQTGCQKAQGRSSSKGESYIMKKKMAVNEAALIIQSVYRGFQVRKSQPLMKLRQISKVRSQVVELRQRIQDLASSSNTCQSDKQKLIIGETIMSLLLKLDTIQGLHPVVRDIRKSVAKELVGLQEKLDSYTPIKETMSSTELVMHPGHVSIQEGSDRSDGNVKSMGSEAAESLNDDGAEACNVNLQTNSEAQNENTTQELTNCQLQVSVETKHPVDDAVQEKFDKDQVPADYIDEEVELDTCISENHEADETHATKSEKPVEETTKDRQFQVSEQPVDDATQEKSDQLQANPDSNVGIVHEANASSTVFDHCEVQVAESQEETKPYDIRLAPESQQIFENVESWEHYDPIFKATESVDDGNVDRERMAEMKVETPAVNGVQEDYDVVVAHEALPAGWSGEDGKLMKDVGVSSVEENEKLRMAVEELMKEQLGVISELAARVKDVEKKLCNNKKKKKKMKVNNNKCNTTRVRGLDDELVRDCLV, encoded by the exons ATGTATCCGCCTAACCACCCGTGGACACTAGGCTCATACCCCCATCATCATCCGGCTTATAATAATACTCATGATAGTAGTAATCCAATGTATCATGATTTTACTCCTTCAAGTGAAACCCCGTCTCCTTATCAACACCCCCCGCCCTATACTTATTGCTGCTTTCCTCCTCCTTTCCCACACGAATATCATCATTCTTTTCCTAATTACTACTCCTACTACCATCCACCACCGTTTCATATTTATCCTCCGTTTCCAGCCTCAGTTTATCCTCCACCACATTATTATAATTCTACCGAGCAGCAGCCGAGGTATGATCATTGCTGCTGCTGCGGATCCGGTCATCGACAGGATGATTATATACAGCCACAActtgaagaaaagaaaacaattaacCACTCCTCCACCTCCCTGCCTCCTTTCTGCCCTTATCCAATCTACATGAAAACAGAAACCCCCACCGCCCCCAAAGACAAGGATTATAATTCACCTGCGGCCAGCGGGGATGCTAAAGGTTTCCCTTTCCCAATACTTTGGTTGCCTTCTAACAACAATCAAATGAcaaaggaggaggaggaggaggagaaaaggAAAATTGATGATGGTTTGGGCAGTGAATCGTCTGAGACAAGCACAAACCATGTTGTCTTTCCACTGGGCACCAATGAGGAAAATATAAGCCTACCAAAATCCAATATTTCTCCTGAAAAACCAACAGATCCAGTACCAAAGAAATCTTCTAAACTGCCTCCTGTTTGTTTACGCGTTGATCCACTGCCAAGGAAAAAGAgttcaaaatcttcttcttaTTTGCAGCAAAGCCACTTGTCAGAAGACCTAAAAAGTAAAAGCAAGGTTAAAACCGTTGAGGTGGCCAATCAAAGGGTTGCTGATAGTGTACAAACAGGATGTCAAAAGGCACAAGGTCGATCATCAAGTAAAGGTGAATCTTAcataatgaagaagaagatggcgGTAAATGAAGCAGCTCTGATCATACAGTCTGTGTATCGTGGTTTTCAAGTAAGGAAATCTCAGCCACTGATGAAACTGAGGCAGATCTCTAAAGTTAGGAGTCAGGTTGTCGAGCTGAGACAGCGTATTCAGGATCTGGCATCATCTTCTAACACCTGCCAAAGTGATAAGCAAAAACTAATCATTGGAGAGACCATAATGAGCCTTCTACTAAAGCTTGACACCATTCAG GGTCTACATCCAGTTGTACGTGACATCAGGAAATCAGTTGCAAAGGAGCTTGTGGGTTTGCAAGAGAAGCTTGATTCTTATACCCCAATCAAGGAAACCATGTCTAGCACTGAATTGGTTATGCATCCTGGACATGTTTCTATCCAAGAGGGGTCTGATCGATCGGATGGTAATGTCAAATCTATGGGGTCTGAAGCTGCAGAATCTCTTAATGATGATGGTGCAGAAGCCTGTAATGTTAATCTCCAGACCAATTCGGAGGCGCAAAATGAGAATACAACCCAAGAGCTTACCAACTGTCAGCTTCAGGTGTCCGTGGAAACCAAACACCCTGTGGATGATGCTGTCCAAGAGAAGTTTGACAAGGATCAGGTTCCAGCAGATTACATTGATGAAGAAGTGGAGTTAGATACATGCATATCTGAGAATCATGAGGCAGACGAAACTCATGCTACAAAATCCGAGAAACCAGTTGAAGAGACCACTAAGGACCGCCAATTTCAAGTATCAGAGCAGCCTGTAGATGATGCCACCCAAGAGAAGTCTGACCAACTGCAAGCAAATCCTGATAGCAATGTAGGGATAGTACATGAAGCCAATGCAAGTAGTACTGTGTTTGATCATTGTGAGGTACAAGTAGCGGAATCTCAAGAAGAAACAAAACCTTATGATATCAGGCTCGCCCCCGAAAGTCAACAGATCTTCGAAAATGTGGAGTCATGGGAACATTATGATCCTATATTCAAAGCAACAGAATCTGTAGATGATGGCAACGTTGATAGAGAACGTATGGCAGAGATGAAAGTTGAAACACCAGCAGTGAACGGGGTCCAGGAGGATTATGATGTTGTGGTGGCACATGAAGCTCTGCCAGCAGGGTGGAGTGGGGAAGATGGCAAACTAATGAAGGATGTTGGAGTGTCGTCTGTGGAGGAGAACGAGAAGTTGAGGATGGCGGTGGAGGAGCTGATGAAGGAACAGTTGGGTGTGATAAGCGAGCTGGCAGCAAGAGTGAAGGATGTTGAGAAGAAGCTGTGCAAcaacaaaaagaagaagaagaaaatgaaagttAATAATAACAAGTGCAACACCACAAGGGTTCGTGGTTTGGATGATGAGCTAGTAAGGGATTGCCTGGTGTGA
- the LOC122598818 gene encoding probable WRKY transcription factor 53 yields the protein MRKRPPLINELLIQGKDFTNQLKEHLEKPIPSSSAADDETRRSLLLCEPSLLVDKILSSYEKALSLLHLHNNNNNITTIISSHQLSPPFSSSSNSSGAPGHDEIPTTHHHHNINPSCNTNIFKKRKTKGISKYGSEQVVMKKKVCTAEGGDGYSWRKYGQKDILGAHHPRAYYRCTHRNVQGCLATKQIQRSDEDASVFEVTYKGRHTCLTQPSKALLSEKNLNQQEEEDDSKPTHKMFIERVFSFKANNKSEEKGLVPNNSFSFASTPIETEKLEKLFHLGCDPVTFHYDVNLQNLDSDVSAEMMKSTPINSSTNSPLVVDWEFSLDREDFDGNFYFATEMFT from the exons ATGAGGAAAAGGCCGCCTTTGATCAATGAGCTGCTAATTCAAGGGAAAGATTTCACTAACCAGCTTAAAGAGCATCTTGAGAAACCAATCCCATCATCATCAGCTGCCGACGATGAAACAAGaaggtcattattattatgtgagCCGTCTCTGCTTGTTGACAAGATACTTTCTTCCTATGAGAAAGCGCTTTCACTGCTGCACCTccataacaacaacaacaacataacTACAATTATAAGTAGTCATCAACTTTCtcctcctttttcttcttcttctaattcctCTGGTGCTCCTGGTCATGATGAAATCCCCAcgactcatcatcatcataatatcAATCCCAGCTGCAACacaaatatctttaaaaaaag GAAAACAAAGGGAATTAGTAAATATGGGAGTGAACAAGtagtgatgaagaagaaagttTGTACAGCGGAAGGAGGTGATGGATATAGTTGGAGAAAATATGGTCAGAAGGATATCTTAGGTGCTCATCACCCAAG GGCATATTATAGATGCACTCATCGAAACGTTCAAGGATGTTTGGCAACAAAGCAAATACAAAGATCGGATGAAGATGCATCGGTTTTTGAAGTAACTTATAAGGGTAGGCACACTTGCCTCACTCAACCATCTAAAGCATTATTATCGGAGAAAAATTTAAATcagcaagaagaagaagacgacTCAAAACCGACACATAAAATGTTTATAGAACGTGTTTTTAGCTTCAAAGCTAATAATAAAAGTGAGGAGAAAGGACTCGTTCCTAATAATTCTTTTTCGTTTGCCTCAACACCAATTGAAACCGAAAAACTAGAAAAGCTTTTCCATTTAGGATGTGATCCAGTTACTTTTCACTACGACGTCAATTTGCAGAATTTGGATTCTGATGTTAGTGCTGAGATGATGAAGTCAACACCAAttaattcatcaacaaattcgcCTTTGGTGGTGGATTGGGAGTTTTCTCTTGATCGAGAAGATTTTGATGGTAACTTTTATTTTGCGACGGAAATGTTcacttaa